Part of the Salvelinus sp. IW2-2015 unplaced genomic scaffold, ASM291031v2 Un_scaffold1754, whole genome shotgun sequence genome, tctacatggaaaactaaaggcatagaaacataaatgacttggtaacaggaaatacatttatttccatgacagaattaaaaagctattttggacgaaaccaatgtagatattttcttACTTAAAAGTTTCATATCAAGGCATTTCAGAGTAATCTTTAGGGAACCCCATTTGAGTCAAGAAAATATATTCATATGATATGTAAGATAGGCTCTCTGCAATGTTTTGCATATCTAACGAACAAAATGTAACTAACAATTTTGCGAAAATCCAGTATAAAcgaatgtatagaatttattacaCAAATCTTACAGCACAACAAGCAGAATCCTGTCTTAGTGTAAAACTACAGTGACTCAATAACCCATGCCTTCTGGAATGCTACAGTGAGtgagaaaagtatttgatcccatgctgattttgtacgtttgcccgcTGCAAAGAAGTGATCAGTcttataattttaatggtaggtttatttgaacagtgagagacagaataacattttaaaaaatccagaaaaacgcatgtcaaaaatattataaattgatttgcattttaatgagggaaataagtattgaccctctgcaaaacatgacttagtacttggtggcaaaacccttgttggcaatcacagaggtcagacgtttcttgtagttggccaccaggtttgcacacatctcaggagggattttgtgccactcctctttgcagatcttctcaagtcattaaggttcgaggctgacgtttggcaactcaaacttcagctccctccacagattttctatgggattaaggtctggagactgctaggccactccaggacctttaatgtcttcttcttgagccactcctttgttgccttgaccgtgagttttgggtcattgtcatgctggaatacccatccatgACATtgtcaatgccctggctgagggaaggaggttctcaccaagatttgacggtacatggcccgtccattgtccctttgatgcggtgaagttgtcctgtcccttagcagaaaaaacaccaaagcataatgtttccacctccatgtttgtacgttggggatggtgttcttggggtcataagcagcattcctcctctccaaacacggcgagttgagttgatgccaaagagctccattttggtctcatctgaccacaacactttcacccagttgtctctgaatcattcagatgttcattggcaacttcagacgggcatgttatgtgctttcttgagcagggggaccttgcgggcgctgcaggatttcagtcttcacggcgtagtgtgttaccaattgttttcttgtgACTATggtccagctgccttgagatcattgacaagatcctccatgtagttctgggctgattcctcaccgttctcatgatcattgcaactccacgaggtgagaacttgcatggagcccaggccgagggagattgacagttcttttgtgtttcttccatttgcgaattatcgcaccaactgttgtcaccttctcacaagctgcttgccgaTGGTCTTTGtagccattccagccttgtgtatgACTACAATCTtgtcctgacatccttggagagctctttggtcttggtggagagtttggaatctgattgattgattgcttctgtgacaggtgtcttttatacaggtaaaaactgagattaggagcactccctttaagagtgtgctcctaatctcagctcgttacctgtataaagacacctgggagccagaaatctttctgattgagagggggtcaaatacttatttcccttcattaaaatgcaaatcaatttataaaatttttgacatacatttttctggatattgttgttattctggctctCACTGTTTCAAATAAAACctacattaaaattatagactgataatttctttgtcagtgggcaaacgtacaaatcagcaggtgatcaaatactttttttccctcactgtatatagtccaaaagttatgggcagaGTGTCAGGGAAATTGCACGATTattgttataatgcttgtattgcatttatattggttgttttattcgacagaatagagtttcttgttaactattgtgtgtgtgtgtgttctattgaGGATGGCTCTAtagataacactgacagaggagatttacgatgtctttgggtgtaAAACCTAAAGAGTATCCAGAgaacatgagttaatgtttctgctcTATACGTTACCAGGAAGAGATGGTTCCAGTTTGAGAGTCTTAACCTTGTGAACATTCTATGTATCTTGTTGTTCgttcatgtaggttgaaaggggtgtatcttggctataaaagacctttgtacttttgttttaTCACTCTCAATGGATCATTAGAAATGGTGAATCTTGGAAagtcattgctattgcaaagctcttattattaaagatgtagtttaagtatatctctgacttgtgtgataagtttggtCTCTCCTTATTTTATAGTGAAGAAATGAACCACCACTCaagagttagaaagttggctgatagaagtattacaatgtaaaatgtactgttaacctgtctgtctgcatacttccagacatggcatatggggggtgtagtgagataccaatgggttggacgatacttttctcgtcaatcatcttgaaaaacgTTTTACTTACAAAATATTAAATTTCAATCCTCCATCGTTGCACAATGAAATGTCAAGTTATTTATTATCTAAAATGTTGTAAAGGTGTGGCTGGGCGACAGAGAGATCACAAAATCGTTGCAGTTTGAGGCTgtagtgacgcagtggtctaagacactccATCTCAGTGTTAGATATCACGTGCGCAGTAGGTACTAGTTCAATTCTCATGGCTGCATCAAATCCGGCTAAGTTGCTGATGTGTTATTGGGATTCCAGTCCAGTAGAGGGCGCACATAATTGaccccagcatcgtccaggtttggggCTGGCGGGTAGGTCGTCAATTGGTAAATAAGAATGTAGTTGTTTGCCTAGTTaataaggttaaattaaaaatacaaaGTAAATGCTGATATGTGCTAGAGCAGGGCTGAGAGGTTGTTGACGAGATGGAgtgcgtgtgagcaggtgggtctggagTCAGGGTGGTTAGTTTGTGAGGTGGTGTATGAGCAAGGTGCGGTGCGGGCTAGGTGGTGCGTGACTGCGAGATGCAGAGTGTGAGAGTGGTCTAGCAGGGTGGTGTAGTTGAATTGGAGTGATGGAGGTTGtctgagcaggtgggtctggcagGTGGTGTGTAGTTTGATGGGAGATGGGGGTGATGGCAAGGTTGGGTCTGAGTCAGGTGGTGTAGTTGTATGGGATGGGGTGTCGTGAGCATGAGTGGGTGAAGCAGGGTGGTGCTATTCATAGGAGCgtgatgggggtgtgagcaggtgtggTCTGACAGTGGTGGTGTGTAGTTGATGGAGAGTGGGTGGACAGTTGTCTGAGACTAGAGGTAGCCAATGTAGTTGATTGAGAGGGCTTGTGTGTTGAGCAAGGTGGGTCTGAGCAGGGTGGCTCGTAGTTTGATGGGAATGGGGTTCGTGTGAGCAGGTGCGGTCTGAGCCAGGGTGGGTGTAGTTTGTGGACGATGGGGCGCTGAGCAGGTGGGTTCTGAGCATGTGGGTAGTTACTGAGATGGGTGAGGGTGTCATGAGGGTGCGATTTGAGGGATGGTTGTCAGCAGGTGGGTCTGGAGGTGTTGTTGATGGAGATGGTGGTAGTGGGCAGGTGGGGTCTGAGCAGGGTGGCTGGTTGATGTGAGGGTGTGAGATGTGGGTTGCAGGTGGAGTGATGCCGCTGCGTTGTAGGGTCTGAGCAGGTGTAGGTGTGTAGCTGTATGGAGAGTGATGTGAGCGTCGGTTGAGCAGGGTGGGTCAGTGAAGCCTGAGAGGGGGGTGAGCAGTGTTGAGTAGGTGTGTAGTTATGAGAGATGGGCGCGTGTGAGCAGCGTGCCCGGTCTTGGAGCAGTGGTGTCGTTTGTGTAGTTGATGGAGCAGTGGGGgttgagcaggtgggtctggtcAGGGTGGTTGTAGTTGAATGGAGCATGGGGGTGACTGCCAGACAATCGTACGGTGGGTCTGGCAGGGTGGTGTTAGGTTGATGGGTATTGGGGGTGTGAGAGGTGGGTCTGAGCAGGGTGGGTAGTTGACATGGTAgatggggtgtgagcaggtgggggTTGAGCAGGAGGGTGttgtagttgatggagatggggTGTGAGCTAGGTGGGGTCTGAGCAGGGTTGGTGTAGTTTGATGGAGATGGTTGAAATCTTGGTGAGCAGGTGGGTCTAGCAGCGCGTGGTGTAGTTGTATGGAGATGgtgggtgtgagcaggtgggtctgagCGGGTGTGTAGTTGATGGgaatgggggtgtgagcaggtgggtctgagCAGGGTGGGTGTAGTTGTGGGATTGGTGTAGAGCAGTGGGTTCTGGCAGGGTGTGTAGTTGAGTGTGGAAGCATGGGGGGTGTGACGCAGGTGGGTCTGGCGGGTGGTGAGTTGATGGGCAGGGGTGGAGCAGCGGGGTTGGGCAGGGGATGGttgtagttgatggagat contains:
- the LOC139024660 gene encoding uncharacterized protein encodes the protein MLSIQHYTTSCAKTHLLSIETTQPCPDPPALHQLHTLASDPTCSPHNYTPCPRPPASIRLHHRLLQTTCSHPINYHTTLPEPRRHRLHAGPNTYTTHPAQTLPSSHTTDSPALLSTYTPCSDPPALLPLQHLLRPTASPSTTPPCLRPLHPTHLPQPTLISINYTTLPQTPLLPSLQTTMLSNQNVHHPASDPPPHPHLHQLQPSPAQPRCSTPAHQLTTRQTHLRHTPHASTLNYTPCQNPLLYTNPTTTPTLLRPTCSHPHSHQLHTRSDPPAHTHHLHTTTPRAARPTCSPRFQPSPSNYTNPAQTPPSSHPISINYNTLLLNPHLLTPHLPCQLPTLLRPTSHTPNTHQPNTTLPDPPYDCLAVTPMLHSTTTTLTRPTCSTPTAPSTTQTTPLLQDRARCSHAPISHNYTPTQHCSPPSQASLTHPAQPTLTSLSIQLHTYTCSDPTTQRHHSTCNPHLTPSHQPATLLRPHLPTTTISINNTSRPTC